One genomic segment of Streptomyces liangshanensis includes these proteins:
- a CDS encoding DUF6584 family protein, translated as MAPTDTLARVEADLVAGRIPLARQRLRGLVSSYPYDLTLRRRLADVYRLYGDRAEAGRWAYLDEDRDAGETAAFEARYADPERLMRALAWQGPEALAASAFAVAQLAAVRTACSAAFGRPVDWDSVPTEGRDDPHGDARPFGLLGKLLLGGGCLLVVLVVSAVWVYGFVHLFGLFDG; from the coding sequence ATGGCACCCACAGACACCCTGGCGCGGGTCGAGGCGGATCTGGTCGCCGGGCGGATACCCCTGGCGCGGCAGCGGTTGCGCGGCCTCGTCTCCTCGTACCCGTACGACCTGACGCTCCGGCGCCGGCTCGCCGACGTCTACCGGCTCTACGGCGACCGCGCCGAGGCCGGGCGGTGGGCGTACCTGGACGAGGACAGGGACGCCGGCGAGACCGCCGCGTTCGAGGCGCGGTACGCCGACCCCGAGCGGCTCATGCGGGCGCTGGCCTGGCAGGGGCCCGAGGCGCTCGCGGCCTCCGCCTTCGCCGTCGCGCAGTTGGCCGCCGTGCGGACCGCCTGCTCGGCCGCGTTCGGGCGGCCCGTCGACTGGGACTCCGTACCGACGGAGGGAAGGGACGACCCCCACGGGGACGCGCGGCCGTTCGGCCTCCTGGGGAAGCTGCTCCTCGGGGGCGGGTGCCTGCTGGTCGTCCTCGTCGTCTCGGCCGTGTGGGTGTACGGCTTTGTCCACCTCTTCGGACTCTTCGACGGATGA
- a CDS encoding DUF2809 domain-containing protein produces MGVVLGTRLVALVGAVVTVAAGLGVRGWAGGDFAKYAGDALYTVLVHALVVCVVPRVRPRVAAVGAFAFSCGVELLQLTPVPAGLAARSGLARLVLGSTFNAPDLLWYAVGAGAAAVVHSALARSAARVRRPVRPLDPPSGLSRRATGGRSTGP; encoded by the coding sequence ATGGGTGTTGTGCTCGGCACGCGGTTGGTCGCTCTCGTGGGTGCCGTGGTGACCGTTGCCGCGGGGCTCGGGGTCAGGGGCTGGGCCGGGGGTGACTTCGCCAAGTACGCGGGCGACGCGTTGTACACCGTGCTGGTCCACGCGCTCGTCGTGTGTGTCGTCCCCCGGGTGCGGCCACGCGTCGCCGCCGTCGGGGCGTTCGCGTTCAGTTGCGGTGTCGAGCTGCTTCAGCTCACCCCGGTACCGGCCGGGCTCGCCGCGCGCAGCGGGCTGGCCCGGCTGGTGCTGGGGTCGACGTTCAACGCGCCTGACCTGCTGTGGTACGCGGTCGGGGCCGGCGCGGCAGCGGTCGTGCACTCGGCGCTCGCGCGCTCGGCGGCGCGGGTCCGTCGGCCCGTGCGGCCCCTGGATCCCCCCTCCGGACTGTCGCGTCGCGCAACTGGCGGTCGATCGACAGGTCCTTGA